From a single Deltaproteobacteria bacterium genomic region:
- the purB gene encoding adenylosuccinate lyase gives EMRRHMGRMERSKENISFGKISGAVGTFANAPPSVEQYACERLGLKPAPVSSQIIQRDRHAEFFTTLALLASSIEKFALEIRHLQRTEVLEAEEPFAEGQKGSSAMPHKRNPIGAENLSGLARVVRANSLAAMENIPLWHERDISHSSVERVIAPDSTILVDYMLARFTHILKGLQVYPERMTENLELTRGLIFSQQLLLALIRKGVSRGDAYQWVQRNAMQAWKKGKDFQRLVTEDKDVVNILSKKEINGIFDLNIHLKYVNEIFERVFYSNS, from the coding sequence AGGAGATGCGTAGGCACATGGGGCGGATGGAAAGATCTAAGGAGAACATAAGCTTTGGGAAGATCTCGGGCGCCGTGGGTACTTTCGCCAACGCCCCCCCCTCTGTGGAACAATATGCGTGTGAGAGGTTGGGGCTGAAACCCGCCCCTGTCTCCTCCCAGATCATCCAGCGGGACAGGCATGCCGAGTTTTTCACTACCTTGGCACTGCTCGCCTCTTCCATAGAGAAGTTTGCCCTAGAGATCCGCCACCTGCAACGCACCGAGGTCTTGGAGGCCGAAGAACCCTTTGCCGAGGGGCAAAAGGGCTCCTCAGCCATGCCACACAAGAGAAACCCCATCGGGGCGGAAAACCTCTCAGGGTTGGCCAGAGTGGTGAGGGCCAACTCCTTGGCCGCCATGGAGAACATCCCCCTCTGGCACGAAAGGGACATCAGCCACTCGTCGGTGGAGAGGGTGATCGCCCCGGACAGTACTATCCTGGTAGATTATATGTTGGCTCGGTTCACCCATATCTTAAAAGGGCTCCAGGTATACCCCGAGCGGATGACGGAAAATTTAGAGCTGACCAGAGGACTCATCTTCTCTCAACAGCTCCTGCTGGCCCTTATCAGAAAAGGAGTCTCACGGGGGGATGCCTACCAATGGGTACAGAGAAATGCCATGCAGGCGTGGAAGAAAGGGAAGGACTTTCAACGCTTGGTTACAGAGGATAAAGATGTCGTAAATATCCTGAGCAAAAAAGAGATAAATGGCATTTTCGACTTGAACATTCACCTCAAGTATGTTAATGAAATATTTGAAAGGGTGTTTTATTCTAATTCTTAA
- a CDS encoding LapA family protein, which produces MSARIITLIILIIIILIYVLYNTQPVEVKFLFWEAQISKALITLGSFLAGIILGLVVAKIDQFNKARREKALQKQLEQEGR; this is translated from the coding sequence ATGTCCGCACGCATTATCACCCTCATCATCCTTATCATCATTATCCTCATCTATGTCTTATACAACACACAACCGGTAGAGGTGAAGTTCCTCTTTTGGGAGGCCCAGATCTCCAAGGCCCTGATCACCTTGGGGTCATTCCTGGCTGGGATCATCCTGGGATTGGTCGTGGCCAAGATCGACCAGTTCAACAAAGCAAGGAGAGAAAAGGCGCTACAAAAACAGCTAGAGCAAGAAGGGAGGTGA
- a CDS encoding PaaI family thioesterase produces MKEVLEKIAHRVKEEPFAQLLGMELKDIGVGRSIVEMTFRPEMQNIHGMAHGGAIFALIDEAFETASNSHGTVAIALNMNITYITPPTLGSTLRAEAQEISLTRRTASYLINVTDADGQLVATCQALVYRKSEKLPFMEEEKGDR; encoded by the coding sequence ATGAAAGAGGTCTTGGAAAAGATCGCCCACAGGGTAAAAGAGGAACCCTTCGCTCAGCTCCTCGGTATGGAGTTGAAGGATATCGGTGTGGGGCGCTCCATCGTGGAGATGACCTTTCGCCCAGAGATGCAGAACATCCACGGAATGGCCCATGGGGGGGCAATATTCGCCCTCATTGATGAGGCCTTTGAAACGGCCTCCAATTCCCACGGGACAGTGGCTATCGCCTTGAATATGAATATCACCTATATAACTCCCCCCACCTTGGGGTCTACTCTGCGGGCCGAGGCCCAAGAGATAAGCCTAACTCGCCGCACCGCCTCCTATCTCATCAACGTGACTGATGCGGATGGACAACTGGTAGCCACCTGCCAGGCCTTGGTATACAGAAAGAGTGAAAAACTCCCCTTTATGGAGGAGGAAAAAGGGGATCGATAG
- the pyk gene encoding pyruvate kinase, giving the protein MGGQIRGIKRTKIVCTIGPASSDPGVMEEMIREGMDVARLNFSHGNRQGHGEKIKQLKRLSKKLGRPVAILQDLGGGKVRVGEIKGGVIYLESGATLTLTSKRTKGTANKISVNYPGLAEDVRKGDTILLADGTLELKVMAVEPPEVRCLVIVGGELSSHKGVNMPSGELRARVLTDKDKEDLLFGVEEEVDLIALSYVRNREDILEAKEVLRSKGADIPIIAKIERHAALKHIEEIMETADGIMVARGDLGVEIPLEEVPLIQKELIKRANSAGKPVITATQMLRSMVGNPRPTRAEASDVANAIFDGTDAVMLSEETATGRYPVEAVKFMVLMAQAAERTFPHKVFLLPKPYQSGEIADSMSHAACLLAEDLGVAAIITPTRTGRTARLVSRYRPRYPVLAFSPEASTVRRLILSWGVFPILVPEFNNAEEIVGKGITAALQRGWVEKGQRVVVTAGTPVDLPGTTNLIKVEEL; this is encoded by the coding sequence ATGGGGGGGCAAATCAGGGGGATAAAGAGGACGAAAATAGTCTGCACTATCGGGCCTGCCAGCAGTGACCCCGGTGTCATGGAGGAGATGATCAGAGAGGGGATGGATGTGGCCAGGCTCAACTTCTCCCATGGAAATCGTCAGGGGCATGGGGAAAAGATAAAACAGTTAAAGAGATTGAGCAAAAAGTTGGGGAGGCCTGTGGCCATCCTCCAAGATCTCGGAGGTGGAAAGGTGAGGGTGGGGGAGATCAAAGGGGGAGTGATATATCTGGAGAGTGGGGCAACCCTCACCTTAACCAGCAAGCGGACAAAGGGGACTGCGAATAAGATATCTGTAAATTACCCTGGGCTGGCAGAGGATGTAAGGAAAGGGGATACCATCTTGTTGGCAGATGGTACCCTGGAGCTCAAGGTGATGGCAGTTGAGCCCCCAGAGGTCAGATGCCTGGTGATTGTGGGAGGAGAGCTAAGCTCCCATAAAGGGGTCAATATGCCCAGTGGGGAATTAAGGGCGCGGGTCTTGACTGACAAGGACAAGGAAGACCTTCTGTTCGGTGTGGAAGAGGAGGTAGACCTCATTGCCCTCTCTTATGTCAGGAACCGAGAGGATATCCTGGAGGCCAAGGAGGTCTTGAGATCTAAGGGGGCCGATATCCCCATCATCGCCAAGATCGAGAGACATGCGGCCCTAAAACATATTGAGGAGATCATGGAGACGGCTGACGGGATCATGGTGGCCAGGGGTGATTTGGGGGTGGAGATACCCCTGGAGGAAGTCCCTTTGATACAGAAGGAACTGATCAAGAGGGCCAATAGTGCCGGAAAACCCGTGATCACAGCTACCCAGATGTTGAGGTCGATGGTGGGAAACCCCCGTCCTACCAGGGCAGAGGCTTCAGATGTGGCCAACGCCATCTTCGATGGCACTGATGCCGTCATGTTATCGGAGGAGACCGCTACGGGGAGATATCCCGTAGAGGCGGTGAAGTTCATGGTCCTGATGGCCCAGGCAGCAGAGAGGACCTTCCCCCATAAGGTCTTTCTTCTCCCTAAACCATACCAGAGTGGGGAGATCGCCGACTCCATGAGCCATGCCGCCTGCCTCCTGGCAGAGGACCTAGGGGTAGCCGCAATTATTACACCGACCAGGACCGGAAGGACGGCCAGGTTGGTCTCCCGTTATCGACCCCGCTACCCCGTACTCGCCTTTAGTCCCGAAGCATCCACGGTGAGGAGGCTTATCTTATCCTGGGGTGTGTTTCCCATTCTCGTACCCGAGTTCAACAACGCAGAGGAGATCGTGGGCAAGGGGATAACCGCTGCCCTCCAAAGGGGTTGGGTAGAGAAAGGCCAGCGGGTGGTGGTCACTGCTGGGACCCCGGTAGACCTTCCAGGGACCACCAATCTGATCAAGGTGGAGGAACTCTGA
- a CDS encoding sodium:solute symporter family protein produces the protein MVLSIMIAVTYIVIVAYLGYKGWKKAQTTSDYMIAGRETHPYVMATSYGVTFISTSAIIGFGGAAALFGFPLLWLTFLNVFVGIFIAFVFFGRRTRRMGVALNAHTFPEVLGKRYQSRFVQGFAAMVIFLFIPVYAAAILIGISRFIEVYLHIPYAMGLLTFSLILVLCVIFGGLKAVLYIDAFQGTIMFIMMMILCIWTYSLLGGIIPAHQALTDITHMVPEKLVKGGHMGWTAGMKFDTPLWWIVYSTIIYGVGIGVLAHPQLAMRLMTVRSNRGLNRAMLVGGIFILAMTGTAFIVGSLTNAVFAQKFGKISVAMARGNIDKIIPIYIDKVMPTWFGTLFLLGILVASMSTLGSQYHVGGTSLGRDFYGKALGLRRAGEVFSTKIGVTLTIIATILWGLLLPPSIIAIATAFFFGLCGASFLPTYFLGLYWKGATKAGALTSMVGGFCISFFWLVSIHYKGSKTLGVCTALFGKVNLVANYPSMSGMWKLQFVDPNIVALPISFILCIVVSHVTKKMPEDHINICFKYIK, from the coding sequence ATGGTTCTCAGTATAATGATTGCGGTAACGTACATCGTCATCGTGGCCTATCTCGGTTACAAGGGGTGGAAGAAGGCGCAGACGACCAGCGATTATATGATCGCTGGTCGAGAGACACACCCATATGTGATGGCCACCTCTTATGGGGTGACCTTTATCAGTACTTCGGCCATCATCGGTTTTGGGGGGGCAGCGGCGCTGTTCGGTTTCCCCCTCCTCTGGTTGACCTTCCTGAATGTCTTTGTGGGGATCTTCATCGCCTTTGTCTTCTTCGGCAGGAGGACCAGACGCATGGGGGTGGCCCTCAATGCGCACACCTTTCCTGAGGTGTTGGGGAAGAGATATCAATCCAGGTTTGTTCAGGGCTTTGCCGCAATGGTGATCTTTCTCTTCATCCCTGTTTATGCGGCGGCGATCCTCATCGGAATCTCCCGTTTCATTGAGGTCTATCTCCATATCCCTTATGCCATGGGGCTTCTGACCTTCTCCCTGATTCTGGTCTTATGCGTCATCTTTGGGGGACTCAAGGCGGTGTTGTATATTGATGCCTTCCAGGGGACTATTATGTTTATCATGATGATGATCCTTTGTATCTGGACCTATAGCCTCCTCGGAGGGATCATCCCTGCCCATCAGGCCCTCACGGACATCACCCATATGGTCCCTGAGAAATTGGTCAAAGGAGGGCACATGGGGTGGACCGCCGGGATGAAGTTTGACACCCCCCTCTGGTGGATTGTCTACTCCACCATTATCTACGGGGTGGGGATTGGGGTACTGGCCCATCCCCAGCTGGCAATGAGGCTTATGACGGTAAGATCGAACCGGGGGCTAAACAGGGCCATGCTGGTGGGGGGTATCTTCATTCTGGCCATGACCGGAACCGCCTTCATTGTCGGCTCCTTGACCAATGCCGTCTTCGCACAGAAGTTTGGAAAGATCTCCGTGGCCATGGCCAGGGGGAACATCGACAAGATCATCCCCATTTATATCGACAAAGTGATGCCCACGTGGTTTGGCACCCTGTTCCTGTTGGGGATATTGGTGGCCTCCATGTCCACCCTGGGCTCTCAATACCATGTAGGTGGTACCTCTTTGGGCAGGGACTTCTATGGCAAGGCCCTTGGGTTGAGGAGGGCAGGAGAGGTCTTCAGCACCAAGATTGGGGTGACGCTGACCATCATAGCCACCATCCTCTGGGGGCTTCTGTTGCCGCCCAGTATCATCGCCATCGCCACCGCCTTCTTCTTCGGGTTGTGCGGGGCCTCCTTCTTACCCACGTACTTCTTGGGGCTCTATTGGAAAGGGGCCACTAAAGCAGGGGCCCTTACCAGCATGGTGGGGGGGTTCTGTATCAGCTTTTTCTGGCTGGTCTCCATCCACTACAAGGGGTCCAAGACCCTCGGGGTCTGTACGGCCCTCTTCGGTAAGGTCAACCTGGTAGCCAACTACCCGTCCATGTCCGGGATGTGGAAGCTGCAATTTGTGGACCCCAACATAGTTGCCCTCCCCATCTCCTTTATCCTTTGTATCGTAGTGAGCCATGTCACCAAAAAGATGCCCGAGGATCATATCAATATCTGTTTCAAGTACATCAAATAA
- a CDS encoding nucleotidyltransferase domain-containing protein, with amino-acid sequence MAKYEYTPLPVTEAFLKEITDKIVQTLKPEKIFLFGPHAYGRPGKDSDLDLLIIMESSERPAKRRIRVSRLF; translated from the coding sequence ATGGCAAAGTATGAGTATACACCTCTACCCGTAACAGAGGCATTTTTAAAAGAGATCACTGATAAAATTGTTCAGACTTTGAAACCAGAGAAGATTTTTCTTTTTGGGCCACATGCCTATGGAAGACCTGGGAAAGACAGCGATTTAGATCTACTCATCATTATGGAGAGTAGTGAAAGACCAGCAAAACGGAGAATCCGGGTAAGTCGGTTATTCTAG
- a CDS encoding SEC-C domain-containing protein, with protein sequence MDPNLDPENRGNLVADLALIGRTDLRPVFDNLFDRGEIDLETVTPDDIEEFLKRPKIPSHFIDIESFYHEESIQGRQERWKEEERQTLEAEFTSYLLENAHRIGRNEPCPCGSGKKFKKCHLPIAEEMRKQAEEADKRDEELFRYREAISDEREAEVGIRRLLAKYDRTDLFPEIKESILRTLKAPNEEFLAKGPSWYLQPVMSKLDFLEKTEMGSFLRLYQVYWNALVNQLKRMPKDKAIH encoded by the coding sequence ATGGACCCCAACTTGGATCCTGAGAACAGGGGGAACCTTGTTGCTGATTTGGCTTTAATCGGAAGGACCGATCTAAGACCTGTCTTTGACAACCTATTTGATCGTGGAGAGATCGATCTGGAGACGGTTACCCCAGATGATATTGAAGAATTCCTAAAAAGACCTAAGATTCCTAGCCATTTCATTGACATTGAATCATTTTATCATGAAGAGTCTATTCAAGGACGGCAAGAACGTTGGAAAGAAGAAGAACGTCAGACCCTAGAAGCCGAGTTTACATCCTATCTGCTTGAAAATGCTCACCGTATCGGCCGCAACGAACCCTGTCCATGCGGATCCGGCAAGAAATTTAAGAAGTGTCATCTTCCCATAGCGGAAGAGATGAGAAAACAGGCGGAGGAAGCCGATAAAAGGGATGAAGAGCTGTTCAGATATCGGGAAGCCATCTCAGATGAGAGAGAAGCAGAGGTAGGCATAAGGCGACTACTGGCCAAATACGACCGAACAGACCTATTCCCGGAGATTAAGGAGAGCATTCTGAGGACTCTCAAGGCACCAAATGAAGAATTCCTAGCCAAAGGTCCTTCTTGGTATCTTCAGCCCGTTATGAGCAAATTAGACTTTTTGGAGAAAACAGAAATGGGCAGTTTTCTTCGCCTCTACCAGGTGTACTGGAATGCCCTCGTTAATCAACTGAAAAGAATGCCCAAGGACAAGGCAATCCACTAA